The sequence GTATCGACGATAAAGGTAATAAAAAATGCATCCAGCTGGTAAAGAGCAAACCACAGCACCAGCGCAGGGATCAGTACAATGGCCAACAACAGTTGCAGAGAGATTTCCGCTGTAAGGATGTCTCGTTTCTCCAGCCACTTCGTATAACGGCTGATATAATAATCCGACTGCCAGTAAGACGTTTTACTGGTTGCTCTTTCAATGGCCAGCACCAGCAATAAACTGATCAGTGTCATAATATTTCCCTTAATTGCTTTCTGAAACCGGGCCAGTCAAAAGCCGGGCCGGGATCGGTTTTCCTGCCGGGTGCAATATCACAGTGGCCGATAATGCGCCCCAAAGTAATCTGAGGATAAGTCTGCATGATATCACCCGTCAATGTCAGTAAGGATCTGTACTGGTCGGTGCTGTATGGCTGTGTATCGGTGCCCTCAAGCTCTATACCTATGCTGAAGTCATTACAGGCGCTGCGCCCCTGAAAACAGGATAGCCCCGCATGCCATGCCCGCATACCGGTTGGTACATACTGAATCAGACTGCCGTCGCGGCGAATCAGAAAATGGCTGGAAACCTTAAGCCCCTCCAGCCCCCTGAAATAAGGATGAGCTGCACAATCCAGCGTACCGGTAAAAAGCTGATTGATATAAGGACCGCCAAACTCACCCGGCGGCAGGGAAATATTATGTATTACCAGCAGGCTCACTTCCCCATCCGGGCGCTGATCACAATGGAGTGAGGGGTGTTTCAGGGCTGAGCTATGCCAGCCGGGTGCATCAAACATACAATAGATGAACTTAATCAGTGATTTTGGATACTATATCAGCAGACATTCCTTTTTCAGATGGAAATCCCATGCCAGAGCCGACAAAAGACCCAACCAATCAGAAACTCGGTCGCTGGATGTGGGTAATGGCCTGGCTGTGCGCCCTGGTGCTGTTAACCCTGTTTTTCGACAAACAGCTTGCCAGGCAGTTTAACCCCAATCCCGAACCGATCAGTTATCAACAAGGCCAGGCCACTGAGGTTAAACTTAAACGCAACCGACAGGGCCATTACGTAGCCAGTGGCTTAATCAACCGCCAGCCTGTGGTGTTTTTGCTGGATACCGGTGCCACACAGGTGTCGGTGCCTATGCATCTGGCCGAGCGCCTGAATTTACAACCAGGTGCAGTGCAAAGGGTGATGACCGCTAACGGCAGTGTTAATGTGGCGAAAACCCGTATTGATACCTTGCAACTGGGGGATCTGACCTTGCGGGATCTGGATGCCAACCTGAATCCGGGAATGCAATCCGATGCCATATTGCTGGGCATGAGTGCACTGAAACAACTGGATTTTCGCCAATCCGGAGAATGGCTATATCTGACACCTGCCACTACCTATTAAAGCTCAACCTCAGCAGGCCAATCTGCCTCCGCTTAGGGTATACTCTGCCATCTATTGAGACTCAGCAAAATCGGTGGATAATCTATGCTGCAACTGGAACAAGAAATAAAGCGCGCCGTCGCCGCTGCGCTGGATGAAGATCTGGGCTATCAGACTGCGCTGCAGGGGGATATTACCGCTAACCTCATCCCTGAAACCCATAGGGTTAAGGCCAGGGTCATCTGCAGGCAGGATGCTGTGATTGCCGGTCAGGCCTGGGTTGATGAAGTGTTCCGTCAGTTAGGCGATAAGGTCCAGGTCAACTGGCAGGTAAAAGATGGTGACCGCGTCAAGGCAAACGCCACATTATTTGAATTGTGTGGGCCTGCCCGCACCCTGCTGACCGGTGAGCGCACCGCGCTGAATTTTTTGCAGACGCTTTCAGCCACGGCGACCACAGTGGCCGATTATGCCAAAGTGCTAAGCGGTACGAACACCAAAATACTGGATACCCGTAAAACCCTGCCCGGAATGCGCGCCGCACAAAAATACGCAGTGCGCTGTGGCGGTGGCGTCAATCATCGTATGGGTTTGTTCGACGCCTTTTTGATTAAAGAAAACCATATTCTTGCCTGTGGCTCTATTACCAAGGCTGTGGCCACCGCCCGTAAACAGCATCCCGACAAACAGGTGGAAGTGGAAGTAGAGAACCTTAATGAACTGGAGCAAGGTCTTGCCGCTGGTGCCGATATTCTGATGCTGGATAACTTTACCCTGGCGGATATCAAAGAAGCGGTTATACGTAACAAGGGCCAGGCGAAACTGGAAGTCTCCGGTAATGTGACCCTCGACACCCTGCCAGAACTGGCGCAAACCGGGGTGGACTATATCTCCTGTGGGGCATTGACCAAGGATATCCGCGCTATCGATCTGTCACTGCGTATTATCAACGACAACTGATGGGTGGCAGTGAGAGGCTGAGCGGACAGGTCTGGAATCAAGACTCAGGTATTAAACCCAATACTTGTCCCAAAGCAAAAGGGGCCTATACTGACTCTGGAGAAACAAATCAGGTCAGTACATTTTGTCATCTGGCTTGACTATGGTTCCTGTCAGCAAACTTTAAAGCATCAATAAAGATGCACTGGAGATAAACGATGAAAACTCAGATGACTAACAACAAGGGTTTTACCCTGATTGAATTGATGATTGTAGTGGCCATTATCGGTATTTTGGCTGCTATTGCTCTGCCCGCATATCAGAATTATACCGAGAAAGCCCGCTTTGCAGAAGTAACAAATGCGACTCAGGCCGCCAAATCAGCGGTAGAGATTTGCTTCCAAATGGGCAACCCTCTGGCTGATTGTAACGGTGGCGCCAATGGTATCCCAGCCGACATTGCTGCTGGTGCTGGTATTCCTGGCGTATCAACAGCAGCCGGTGTAGTTACAGGTGTAAAACCGACTGATTCAAATATTACTGGTACCGGCTCTTACGAGTTAACACCTAATCCCACTGGTAACGGTAATCTGCGTTGGGACATCGTATGTGACCCAGCTACTTTATGCTAAAACTTAATTAGCATAGTAATAAAAGCCCAGTCTATGCTGGGCTTTTTTGTCTGAGCTTAGGCAACAGGTTTAACTAGCGGAAATCGAATTATGGCAAAAGCAAAATCGCTGGATATTTTTGTCTGGCAGGGTAAAAACCGTAAAGGTCAGCAGGTAAAAGGCGAGATCAGCGCCAAGTCTATGACCGAGGCCCGCAATCTGCTAAGACGACAGGGGGTTTCCGCCACTAAGGTAAAAAAATTTTCCAAACCCTTATTTGGTAAAGGTTCGGCCAAAATCAATGCCGAAGATATCTGTATCGTTTCCCGTCAGATTGCCACCATGCTCGGCGCCGGTGTCACTCTGATCCAGACCATAGATATGATCGCCGAAGGCCACTCAAAGGCCAGTATG comes from Lacimicrobium alkaliphilum and encodes:
- a CDS encoding pilin — protein: MKTQMTNNKGFTLIELMIVVAIIGILAAIALPAYQNYTEKARFAEVTNATQAAKSAVEICFQMGNPLADCNGGANGIPADIAAGAGIPGVSTAAGVVTGVKPTDSNITGTGSYELTPNPTGNGNLRWDIVCDPATLC
- a CDS encoding retropepsin-like aspartic protease family protein encodes the protein MPEPTKDPTNQKLGRWMWVMAWLCALVLLTLFFDKQLARQFNPNPEPISYQQGQATEVKLKRNRQGHYVASGLINRQPVVFLLDTGATQVSVPMHLAERLNLQPGAVQRVMTANGSVNVAKTRIDTLQLGDLTLRDLDANLNPGMQSDAILLGMSALKQLDFRQSGEWLYLTPATTY
- the nadC gene encoding carboxylating nicotinate-nucleotide diphosphorylase, whose protein sequence is MLQLEQEIKRAVAAALDEDLGYQTALQGDITANLIPETHRVKARVICRQDAVIAGQAWVDEVFRQLGDKVQVNWQVKDGDRVKANATLFELCGPARTLLTGERTALNFLQTLSATATTVADYAKVLSGTNTKILDTRKTLPGMRAAQKYAVRCGGGVNHRMGLFDAFLIKENHILACGSITKAVATARKQHPDKQVEVEVENLNELEQGLAAGADILMLDNFTLADIKEAVIRNKGQAKLEVSGNVTLDTLPELAQTGVDYISCGALTKDIRAIDLSLRIINDN
- the ampD gene encoding 1,6-anhydro-N-acetylmuramyl-L-alanine amidase AmpD → MFDAPGWHSSALKHPSLHCDQRPDGEVSLLVIHNISLPPGEFGGPYINQLFTGTLDCAAHPYFRGLEGLKVSSHFLIRRDGSLIQYVPTGMRAWHAGLSCFQGRSACNDFSIGIELEGTDTQPYSTDQYRSLLTLTGDIMQTYPQITLGRIIGHCDIAPGRKTDPGPAFDWPGFRKQLREIL